The DNA sequence CGGCCATGGCAACGGCGCCCAGCGTCTCCTACTCGATGACGGTCCGGCTGGAGGTGCCCGCGAGCGGAACCGCGGTCTCCCAGCTCACCGGGGCCGTCGAGTCCCACGGAGGCTCGGTCACCGGCCTCGACGTCACCGCCTCCGGGCACGAGAAGCTCCGCATCGACGTCACCATCGCCGCCACCTCCACCGCGCACGCCGACGAGATCGTCGAGCAGCTGCGCGGCATCGAGGGCGTCACCCTGGGCAAGGTCTCCGACCGTACGTTCCTGATGCACCTCGGCGGCAAGATCGAGATGCAGTCCAAGCACCCCATCCGCAACCGTGACGACCTGTCCATGATCTACACGCCGGGTGTGGCGCGGGTCTGCATGGCGATCGCCGAGAACCCCGAGGACGCGCGGCGCCTGACGATCAAGCGGAACTCCGTTGCGGTTGTGACGGACGGCTCGGCGGTGCTGGGCCTGGGCAACATCGGCCCGAAGGCCGCGCTGCCCGTCATGGAGGGCAAGGCGGCCCTCTTCAAGCGGTTCGCCGGCATCGACGCCTGGCCGCTGTGCCTCGACACCCAGGACACCGACGCGATCGTCGAGATCGTCAAGGCGATCGCCCCCGGGTTCGCCGGCATCAACCTCGAGGACATCTCCGCGCCCCGCTGCTTCGAGATCGAGGCGCGGCTGCGCGAGGCCCTCGACATCCCCGTCTTCCACGACGACCAGCACGGCACCGCGATCGTCGTCCTGGCCGCCCTCACCAACGCACTTCGCGTGGCGAGCAAGGCGATTGAGAACATCCGCGTCGTCATGTCCGGCGCCGGCGCGGCCGGTACGGCCATCCTGAAGCTGCTGCTCGCCGCGGGCGTGAAGAACGCCGTCGTCGCCGACATCCACGGCGTCGTGCACGCCGGGCGCGAGGACCTGCGCCAGGCCCCCGCCGACTCCCCGCTGCGCTGGATCGCCGACAACACCAACCCCGAGGGCCTGACGGGCACGCTGAAGGAGGCCGTGCGGGGCGCGGACGTCTTCATCGGCGTCTCGGCCCCGAACGTGCTCGACGGCGACGACGTGGCCGCCATGGCCGACGACGCCATCGTGTTCGCGCTCGCGAACCCGGACCCCGAGGTCGACCCGGCAATCGCCCGCCAGACGGCCGCAGTTGTGGCCACGGGCCGCTCCGACTTCCCGAACCAGATCAACAACGTGCTGGTCTTTCCGGGTGTCTTCCGCGGTCTGCTGGACGCGCAGTCCCGCACGGTCAACACCGACATGATGCTCGCGGCCGCGAAGGCGCTGGCAGATGTGGTGACCGAGGACGAGCTGAATCCGAACTACATCATCCCGAGCGTGTTCAACGACAAGGTCGCGGGTGCGGTCGCCGGTGCGGTGCGGGAGGCGGCGAAGTCCGTCACCGCGGCGGGTTCGGCCGAGTAATCACCGGGTGTCGCTGCCTCACAGCCCTGAAAAATGTGTATGGGCTGTGAGGATCGCCACGGCAAGCCCTTGTGACGGCGCGTCGTGGAACCTGGGGCCTATTGCTGCCGTTTATCGTGACGCGAAAAGCTCAGGCCCTCTCTTCGTGTGACTCCCAAGGGTGTTCTCACGACTCCTCCGGGTGCCGGATTGGCTTTCCCGCCGCAGGTAGGGGCAGGATGCGTCTCTGGGCGCGAGGGTCCGTGGACGGACCCGGGTCCGGGGACTGTCCGAGGACCCTGGCAGCATCGGCTTCGCTGTGCCCAATGCGGCTC is a window from the Streptomyces sp. NBC_00299 genome containing:
- a CDS encoding NAD-dependent malic enzyme, with translation MATAPSVSYSMTVRLEVPASGTAVSQLTGAVESHGGSVTGLDVTASGHEKLRIDVTIAATSTAHADEIVEQLRGIEGVTLGKVSDRTFLMHLGGKIEMQSKHPIRNRDDLSMIYTPGVARVCMAIAENPEDARRLTIKRNSVAVVTDGSAVLGLGNIGPKAALPVMEGKAALFKRFAGIDAWPLCLDTQDTDAIVEIVKAIAPGFAGINLEDISAPRCFEIEARLREALDIPVFHDDQHGTAIVVLAALTNALRVASKAIENIRVVMSGAGAAGTAILKLLLAAGVKNAVVADIHGVVHAGREDLRQAPADSPLRWIADNTNPEGLTGTLKEAVRGADVFIGVSAPNVLDGDDVAAMADDAIVFALANPDPEVDPAIARQTAAVVATGRSDFPNQINNVLVFPGVFRGLLDAQSRTVNTDMMLAAAKALADVVTEDELNPNYIIPSVFNDKVAGAVAGAVREAAKSVTAAGSAE